Below is a window of Vibrio gazogenes DNA.
CGAGGTTTTCTTTCATACATCATCAGCATTTGCAAATACAATGTCAGGATTCTATCAGTTTTCTGTCAATGATTGAATTTTCATCAGTGATCTTGAGTGGAAAACAGCAATATTTTGTGCTTTTCGAGTAAATGGCACGCCTAGGCACCGATATGTATATGTCCTGTCGGTGCGGGTCTTATTCAAAAATAGTTGTTGAGGGGATTTCAGTGCGCTAGCTGGTGGCCACAGGTTGGATGAGATTGTTTGTAATCTGAATATCATGATCATACTGAATTTAATCTGACAATTGCCCAAAAAATAAGTGCTTATTCGGGCATTGAGATGAGTATGTTAACTGATCATCGTCGACCATAAATCTTGTAATTCTTGCTCATCAAATGCATTAACATTGTCTAACTCTTGTGAAAAGAAAGTCTTGGAGTGCGGGTTGTTGGGATGCCATCTGGTGTAAGACACCATATCGGGATGATATATTGCGAGTGTTTTTTTCTTCAACCCAGTTGCGATATGTACAGTTGCTGTATCGACAGACACGATAATATTACTCATATCAATATGTGTTGCCACATCATCGATTGAAGCACATTGTTCATCACAGAAAACATTATCGTTAAATTTTTGGCAGATACGCTTGACTAAATCAGAAGTGAGCGGTGAAGAGGATAGAAATACAGAGTATCCATTGTGTGCAAATATTGGAATAATTCTACAGATTGTTTCTTCATTCATACTCTTTGATTTATTACTGCCAAATGGATTGAAAAATACCACTTTTCTATTTTTGAATTGTGGTTCCATTCTCTCTCGGCAATGAGGTGACAGCGGGATAATATAAGAACTGTCATATTTCGTAATATTAAATGATGATAATAAGCTATTGAATCTTTCAACATAGTGACCATCATTCTTGAGACGAAGGTTATACATTTTTACATCAGGCAATATCCCTGCATTTGATTCAGCCGATATCATTCTCAAAAGAAATAGATCTTTCATTTTTACGATGTCTTGTGCATTGATAGCAATGTCGACTTTCCCTAACTCTTTGGTTAGTTTGAATATTTCAAAGTATGATGGGCGTTTTTTTAATGAATAGACTTTATCAACAAATTCCATTTTCTGATAAAAGTCATAGGTATTCTTTGAAGAAATGACTTTGATGACTGAGTTTGGAATATTTTCTTTGATGGCTTTCATTGCAAATGATGATATGACCGAGTCACCATATTTAGAGTCACTTCGAATAAATAAAAAGTTTTCAACATGATTACGATTGAAATCTTTTTTACGAATGTCAAAAATTATTTTTCCTAGCCAGAACCTAAAGTCATCTCTAAATAACTGGAACTTTGATATCAAGCCTTTACTCATTAAATATCACCATCATACAGTTTAAATTATCTTTGCTTCAAGTTTGTTCTATATCATTATTTAAATATACAACATATAGCAAGCAGATATATGTTGGTGAAGCAAGCTTCCATTTCCTACGTATATAACGCTGTAATTTTACGCAAAACACATAGCAAAATATCTCCTGATCATATCAGAATGGTCAGTTGATAGTGAAGCTATTTATGTGTCAATCTTCGGACAACGCTGTGTGATCCTGATTAGGGAAGTTTTACTCTCAGGTATCAGACTTGCGTCGCGTCATCACATTCAATCTGGCAGTCTCATGATGTATTGAATCTCTTGCCGATTGTTCGGGCATTTGGGGTAATTTTGGCCGTCAACCGATAGTCTGTATAATGGATTGGTTGAAAAAACAATTCATTAGCAACAAATCGTATGAGAAACTATCGACTTCGGCATTGTTCGATTAAGATGACGGACAATTTATTGATACATACATTGAAGGATTAATCGATGGGGCGGAATAAAATTCCTCGTGTTATTTGTGGCAAACCTGCAGATAGTTGTTTCAAACCGAACGGTATTCCGATGGGCCAACTTGAGCATCTTGATTTAGCTGCCGATGAATTTGAAGCACTGCGCTTGGTTGATTTACAAGGGATGCATCAGCAGGATGCGGCAGTTGCAATGGGAGTCTCCCGGCAAACGCTGGCAAATTTGGTCAAGGCTGCCCGTTTCAAAGTCGCGGACTGTTTAGTCAATGGTAAAGCATTGATGATGAGTCATTAAATAATCTTTCTTTCTATTTTCTGACCGCCTGCTTTTCTGACAGACAACCTGGCATGCAACATCAACAGTATGTCCGGTTATTTGTATCCGTGATGAACTTGTTTCTCTGATTTCTCGATACATCGCTCAAATCTTCCTGTCACACCATCTTGTGGTGTTATTCGACATTTTCTGAAAATTTATAATTTGCATATGCCAAAAAATAGGACTATAAATAGCATATGCCAATTAATTGAGGTGCAAATCCTCACTCTGTCGATGACAGGACAGCACTGGTGAGCACCGTTTTTATTTCGATCAAACGCTTATTTCGACCAAGCTAATTTTGTCGGTTGGGTTTGATCAACACTCAGTACAGGAGTTATTTCTGATGATTATTGCTATCCCGATGAAAGAAGACCGAATTGCCAACCATTTTACCAAAGCTGACCATTTTCTTTTTATGAATGAGTCTGGTGAGGTAGTGGGACAGAAACCCAATCCTGCGCAACATGCTGGTTGTTCAGGGAAGTCAGCATTACTTGCATTACTCCAGAGCGAGCAGGTTGAACGAGTGATTGTTCGTCATATAGGTCAGCGGATGCTGGGGCGGTTACTTGAAAACCAGTTGACTGTGTTTCAAACGCATACGGGGCGCCAGACTTTGCAG
It encodes the following:
- a CDS encoding glycosyltransferase family 9 protein, which gives rise to MSKGLISKFQLFRDDFRFWLGKIIFDIRKKDFNRNHVENFLFIRSDSKYGDSVISSFAMKAIKENIPNSVIKVISSKNTYDFYQKMEFVDKVYSLKKRPSYFEIFKLTKELGKVDIAINAQDIVKMKDLFLLRMISAESNAGILPDVKMYNLRLKNDGHYVERFNSLLSSFNITKYDSSYIIPLSPHCRERMEPQFKNRKVVFFNPFGSNKSKSMNEETICRIIPIFAHNGYSVFLSSSPLTSDLVKRICQKFNDNVFCDEQCASIDDVATHIDMSNIIVSVDTATVHIATGLKKKTLAIYHPDMVSYTRWHPNNPHSKTFFSQELDNVNAFDEQELQDLWSTMIS
- a CDS encoding DUF134 domain-containing protein; protein product: MGRNKIPRVICGKPADSCFKPNGIPMGQLEHLDLAADEFEALRLVDLQGMHQQDAAVAMGVSRQTLANLVKAARFKVADCLVNGKALMMSH
- a CDS encoding NifB/NifX family molybdenum-iron cluster-binding protein, producing MIIAIPMKEDRIANHFTKADHFLFMNESGEVVGQKPNPAQHAGCSGKSALLALLQSEQVERVIVRHIGQRMLGRLLENQLTVFQTHTGRQTLQHIVQTGGELVPLTDAEQGRQSVNYQTKQQQGGCCGHHQHGHHDHVHAHGQGHRCCETGEQHRGCGAHENGEHHQHRSGKGRCCHH